In Thermococcus gorgonarius, the genomic window AGGCAGCCGATGCCCTGGGAATAAACGTTGAGCTCTACCGTTTCACGGCAGTTTTAATAGCGAGCGCTCTGGCCGGCATTGCAGGTGCATACCTAAGCGTTGACTGGCTGGGAACGGTGACAAAAACAATATCCGCAGGAAGGGGCTTCATAGCACTGGCCAACATGGTGTTCAGCGGCTGGAACCCCTTGATAGCCCTTGGTGGTGCGTTCCTCTTCGGGTTCTTCGATAACCTCGCCATCTACATACAGAACAATCCATGGCTGGCCGGAACGATACCGTGGCAGTTCATAGCGACCCTGCCGTACGTGGTGACCCTAATAGTGGTTGCCGGAATAATAGGAAGGGCGAGGCCGCCAAAGTGGGACGGGAAACCGTACAGGAGGGAGTGAATCCCTCCCCTTTCAGCTTTTTAAGATGTAACCCAACGCAGTTCCAAGGGAAAGCCCTGCTAACAGGGCAGAAATCAAATACGCCAGGTCAAAGCCCCCAGAGCTCCTGTTTATGCTGACGATCTCTTTTTCACTGACCCTCAGCACGCTAACCGTGTTCTCCCTCAGGACTTCCGTGTAAGGCTTCCCCTCCCAGAAAACCGTTACCCCGGCAGCGGGCTTTCTGCTCTTCTCCGAGAGCTCAAGAGCAGCCTTTTTCAGCTGATCCGGGCTCTGAAGGGAGTAGACTATAATATCGAACTCATTGGCCTTGGAAAGAACCTCATCAATGCCGAGGGCGGGAACCTCCTCCTCGGGCTTTATCGAGGCAACTGCCTTTATCCCAAGCCACTCTATGGCGTACTGGACGGGGGGCATGTTTATCACCGCACTCCTGTTTTCCTCAACAAAGCCCGAATAAGCGTATTTTATCGCCTCAACCTTCTCCCTGAATTTCTCGAACCTTGGGCTGTATTCCTGGGCGTTGGCTGGGTCGGCCTTCTCCAAAGCTTTCTCGGTTGCCGCGGCAATCGCTACTGCATTATCGGGATCTAGCCAGGTGCCGTGGGGGTTGTCCTTGCCGCTGTACCACCGCTCGGGAAGATAGTGGAAGCCCTCCCGCTTGTAATCGTCTATAAGGAGCAGTTCACCCGTGATCACGCCTTCCTTCTTCAGATCTGCCATCTTACCCTCGACAGGGAGGTGGCCGCCGGTTGTCACTATGACGTCTGCCTTTTTAAGGAGCTCGACCTGTTCAGCGGTTAGCTGGTATTCGTGGGGGTCGGCCCCGAGAGGAATCAACGTAACGACCTCAACTGAGTCCCCGAAGGCCTCGCCCACTATCGACGCTATCGGCCCTATGCTTGCCACCACGAGGGGTTTCTCTTCTGAGGCCCCTGAAAATGGCAGGATCATGCCAGTGAGCAGGAGTATGAGCAGTAATACCCTCGCCTTCATTTCGGTCACCCTAAAAATTTATGGGAAATGGCTTTTAAGAGTATTCATTGAAGAAAAGGCAAGAGCAACAGCCGTTTAATCAGATGTCTCCTTCCTGTTTTCTCCGTTACCGTTGCTCTTTATATGCGGCTTGCCGATGGCTATGGTGAAGCCCTTGAAGCTGTCGTCCTTCCTGTTGAACTCTATCGCGAGTGGAAGGCCGTTGTCCTCATTGAAGACGATCCTGACGATTCTTGCACGGGAATGGCTGTTGAGGTAGTTCTCCTTCAGGTTTTCGTAGTTGTCTATCACATCATCTATGCTTTCACTGTGCATGTCATAGATTTCGCGGGAGTAAACGCTGTGGTTCCGTATCTCCTCAACCTTCTTTTCCTTATTCAAGCTACCACTCCCTCAGGCTTTGAGCCACTTCCCTTCCCTGAACTTAAAAATCTTCCTCCTTTCCGCCATCCTCAGGGCTTCTTCCAGTTTGCCCTTGGAAACATCCAGGCCGTGGAGTTCCTTAAAGAGCTCGACGATCTCGTCGGTGCTCACGGCTTCCCTTTCCTCAAGGATGTTTCCGACGAGGTTTATCATGTCCTCGACGAAATTCCAGGGAAAGACTATCCACGCCCACTCAATCTCCTCGGCGTAGTAGTCCGGCTTAAAGCGCGAACCCTTGATTGTCAGAAGGGTCGCAGTTCTAACTTCGGCAGGGTTCCGGCTTTCCACGTACTTCTTCGCCAGGGTTAGGCTTTCTCCAGTATCGCTGATATCGTCAACAATGAGAACTCTCTTGCCACCCAGGTCGTAGCTGCTGCCGTATTTGAGCTTTGCCTTTCCATCTGGAGTTGCAGTTACACCCCAGTGCTCGACCTTGAGGCTGACTAAGTCCTTAACGCCCAAGTAGTCACAGTAGAGCCTAGCAGCGACCCAGCCACCCCTTGCGAGGCCGACTACGACGTCAGGTCTCCAGTTTTCCTCCAAAACCTTCCAGGCACCTTCCTTGGCCCACCTTTCGATATCTTCCCAAGAAGCGAGTCTTGCAGGAAACTTCTTCATTGGATTTCCCTTAACTGAGCGGAGGCAAAGTGATATTTAAACGTTTTGGATAGCTTTTACAGAAAAATGTAAATTGGCTAGGAGTATCTGAGCTTAACGTAGAGGTTTATCCCGCTCTGAAGGGCCGCCAGACCGTTGAGAGCGGTGAATATCCAGTCCCTCCTGGCGTAGGCGTAGATCGTAAGGAGCGTTGATGCAGTGAAGTAAACCAGAATGAACTTAAGGTTCAGCGGACAGTTCTTGGTCTTTATTGTCTCCCAGGTCTGGGGTATCCACGAACCAACCAGGAGCAGCATCCCTATGAGTCCAAGAAGTTCCACGCCCGACATTTTACCACCCTGTCCTGGCAAGGGACTGAGCAAAAAAAACGTTTTGAACTGAAAGGACTCAAAAATCAAGAAAAACCATCAGTATCTGCTCAGAAAAGTGAAAAACGCTCACTTCTCATCGATTACTTTGACCATTCCGAAGCCGTACTTTGTTTTCTCCCCAAAGCCAAGGTCATAGGCGAACTTTGCTATCTCCTTTGACCCGGTGTACCTGAACACCATGAGTGATCCACGGTAGTAAGTATCGGCAACGAGTATTCTAACCGGCTTAAACTTTATGACCTCAACCGAGAAGGAGCTGTCTTCCGGAGTGGTGCCATAGAGCTCAGTATACCTGAGAAGGACTATCTTCCTGAATTTGTCAAAGAAAGTGGGTTCGTTGGGGTAGAGGTCCCATATCTTCATTTTTCCGTCGGAAAATTTAACCGTCCTCACAACTATTGGGCTAAGAGTCGAGAACATGACAGTGTCCTTTATCTCCGGCTCCCGCAGGGGCTTAACGTCCTCAGCGACAAAATCCGTTTCTCCAATCCTCATCGCGGGGTTTATTATGAAGCCCTCAACCATCGCAGTTATTATATTGGGTGAGTGTGATGATACGTAGAGAGAAACGGTATCGCTTAGAATTCTTATGCCCACTTCCGGAAGGAGCTCTCTCCTCCTGACCAGTATTCTCGAAAACGTTAGCAGGTCAACGTTACTTGCCTCTATTTTTCTGGCAAGCTCTGGATCTACAAGCGATACCTTATCCACTATATGACGGTACACTTCGTAGTTGTAATTGAAGGGCAATATTGGATTATCCCCCACAGGGCGCAGCTTTATTTCAATTCTCATTATAGCCCCTCCGAAGTTATTATTCAAAACCAGATTATACTCATCAAACTTCTTAATAAGAGTTTCGACAATTGTTATTCAATTGAGAAATGAAAAACAAAAAATTACATCCGCATCAGGAGACCTTCAGAGGCGCGCCAAAGGCCCTGTCTCCCGCATCACCAAGGCCCGGAAGGATGTAACCCTTCTCGTTGAGCTCCCTGTCCACCTTGGCAACGAAGATCTCAACTTCAGGAAACTGCTCCTTGATCCTGGAGATGCCTTCCGGGGCAGCCAGAACACCAAGAACTATCTTTCTCTTTGGCTTTCCGTACTTTTCAATCTCTCCAAGAACTTTAATGAGGGTTGAACCCGTCGCTATCATGGGGTCAGCAACGATCACTGTGTCCTCCGGCCTAAGGTCGGGTATCTTGATGTAGTTCATCTCTATCTCGAACTTCGGGGCTTTTCCTCTGGAGGCCGAGACTATACCAACCCTAGCATGCTCAAAGACCTTTATCAACCCTTCCATCAGCGGTATCGCCGCCCTGAGGACTGTTATAATGACGACGTTCCTTCTGTCCCTAACGATCACGCCCTTCGTCTTCTCCAGCGGAGTTTTGACATCAACCTCCTCAATGTCCATGGTTTTCGTAAGCTCGTACCCCATGTACCTCCCGAGCTTGACCAGACCCTTCCTGAAGGCAATGCTGTCGGTGTTCTTGTCCCTGAGCTCGGTAAGAACCTCCATTATAAAGGGGGAGTCCTCAAAGGAGTAAACCCCGCTCCACCTTTCATCAGCCTTCATCTTCACCACCTCAGATCCCAGTACTCCATCCGGGCCATCTTCCTCCTGACGTAAATTCCATAGTTATAACCAAAAGCCAGGCCAACGATGAGGCCGCCCAAATGAGCCACCCAGTTAACCCCCGGGAGCCAGCTGTTTATAAGGAATAGGAAGAAAGCGTTGCCAAGGGCCATCTGGATGTTCCTTTTCAACATGCCCTCCATCATTATCAGGGCCCCAGCAACTCCAAACAGTGCCCCGCTGGCACCGCCGCTCACTGTCCACGGATCCATCAGAGCAACTGTGAGCACATTGCCCAATATACCCGCGGTGAGGTAGAGCACGAGGTACCTCATCTTTCCCACGAAGAGCTCCAGTTGGCTGCCGAGGTAGATTAGAAAGAACATGTTCATCGCCAAGTGAATCCAGTCGAGGTGAACGAACATGGCACTTACCAGTCTCCAGTATTCATGGCACTCGGTGACGCAGAAGTTTACCAGCGCAACCTTGAGAAGGGCTTCTGTTTTGACAGTCAGAGCACCGCTCAGATAGAGCTCATAGGCAAAGACTGCTATGTTTATGAGGAGTAAAGTGTAAGTTAGCCATGCGTATTTGGCGGCCTTTAGTAAGTCCTCCACACCCATTAGCGCTTCACCTCTTCGAGTATTAGCTCCAAAAGCCTCTCATCGCTTGATGCTATGATGTTCATTTTGTCCTCAGCGCTGAGAGCTGGGTCGAACTCTTTGCCGTTCTCGTCCACAACAATTCCCCCTGCCTCCCTGACAAGCAAAGCTCCGGCAAGGACATCGGTTGGCCGGACATAGTTCCTTACGTCCACCGCCGCCTGGAGGGAGCCCCTGGCAAGGTAGGCCAGCTCGACGGCTATGGCACCGAGAACCCTTATGCGCTTTACCCTCTCGATAATACTCACTCCCACACCCCTGGTGTAAAAGCTTATAGCGGCTTTTTCTGGCTCTCTCGGAACCACATGAATCCTCCTGCCGTTGAGGTAGGCACCATTGCCAGGTATGGCCTCATAGTAGTTCCCGAGGAGGAACTCGTAGATTGCTGAATAGACGGGTTTTTTACCCTTGAAGAGGGCAAAGCTAAAGGCAAAGATCGGTATTCCTGAAGAAAAATTATACGAGCCGTCTATAGGGTCAACTACAGCGGTAAGGTCGCTTCCCTGATCAACCAGACCTATCTCTTCGCTGACGATGTTTATACCAAGCGGCTCAAGCCTCTTCACCACAATGTCCTCGGCAACCTTGTCAACGTACTTCGTAACGTCACCGCTGACGTTCTTACCGACTTCTCTACCGCCTTCGGGCTTTCCGAAGAGGGGCATCACGGCCCTTTCAACGTCCTTGGCAAGGGAGAAAACAACTTCGTTCCAGCTTATCTCCATACATCACGCCCCCATCAGAGCTATAAGCAGGTTTCTGGTTCCAGGCCCAAAGCCGAGAATGAACATGGCCAGCTTCACGAAGTTTATCAAATCGGGGTCTTCGTCCTCCATGTATCTGTCCAGTATCAAGACTATGGGAACCAGTATCACGAGTTTTTCCAGATAAATCACTGCGGGAGTACCAGTCAAATCTATCAAGGTTCTCGCAAGTACGTGCTGTTCCCAGTAACCGAAAAACTGTATCCCGACGAAAGTCGTGGTTGCGTCGTAGAAGTGGGTGTAGAACAGCAAACCGTTGTTCTTTATCAGGTCGAACTTTCTTGAGAGTATCCATATAACCCCTTCGGCCGCCAGAAAAGAAGGTATAAAATAGACGAAGTATTTCCATCTGAAATCTGTCTTGTCCAGGTTTATCAGTAGCAGAAAGAGCAGACCCCCAAGGAGAAGAAGTCCAACGTCCCGGTAGAGTGGATAGAGCTTCTCCCCCGGCCCAACGTGTCTCCAGACTATGAAAAGGGCAGCTATGGCAAAAC contains:
- a CDS encoding metal ABC transporter solute-binding protein, Zn/Mn family, translated to MKARVLLLILLLTGMILPFSGASEEKPLVVASIGPIASIVGEAFGDSVEVVTLIPLGADPHEYQLTAEQVELLKKADVIVTTGGHLPVEGKMADLKKEGVITGELLLIDDYKREGFHYLPERWYSGKDNPHGTWLDPDNAVAIAAATEKALEKADPANAQEYSPRFEKFREKVEAIKYAYSGFVEENRSAVINMPPVQYAIEWLGIKAVASIKPEEEVPALGIDEVLSKANEFDIIVYSLQSPDQLKKAALELSEKSRKPAAGVTVFWEGKPYTEVLRENTVSVLRVSEKEIVSINRSSGGFDLAYLISALLAGLSLGTALGYILKS
- a CDS encoding phosphoribosyltransferase, translated to MKKFPARLASWEDIERWAKEGAWKVLEENWRPDVVVGLARGGWVAARLYCDYLGVKDLVSLKVEHWGVTATPDGKAKLKYGSSYDLGGKRVLIVDDISDTGESLTLAKKYVESRNPAEVRTATLLTIKGSRFKPDYYAEEIEWAWIVFPWNFVEDMINLVGNILEEREAVSTDEIVELFKELHGLDVSKGKLEEALRMAERRKIFKFREGKWLKA
- a CDS encoding PQ-loop domain-containing transporter — its product is MSGVELLGLIGMLLLVGSWIPQTWETIKTKNCPLNLKFILVYFTASTLLTIYAYARRDWIFTALNGLAALQSGINLYVKLRYS
- the cas6 gene encoding CRISPR-associated endoribonuclease Cas6; the protein is MRIEIKLRPVGDNPILPFNYNYEVYRHIVDKVSLVDPELARKIEASNVDLLTFSRILVRRRELLPEVGIRILSDTVSLYVSSHSPNIITAMVEGFIINPAMRIGETDFVAEDVKPLREPEIKDTVMFSTLSPIVVRTVKFSDGKMKIWDLYPNEPTFFDKFRKIVLLRYTELYGTTPEDSSFSVEVIKFKPVRILVADTYYRGSLMVFRYTGSKEIAKFAYDLGFGEKTKYGFGMVKVIDEK
- the upp gene encoding uracil phosphoribosyltransferase produces the protein MKADERWSGVYSFEDSPFIMEVLTELRDKNTDSIAFRKGLVKLGRYMGYELTKTMDIEEVDVKTPLEKTKGVIVRDRRNVVIITVLRAAIPLMEGLIKVFEHARVGIVSASRGKAPKFEIEMNYIKIPDLRPEDTVIVADPMIATGSTLIKVLGEIEKYGKPKRKIVLGVLAAPEGISRIKEQFPEVEIFVAKVDRELNEKGYILPGLGDAGDRAFGAPLKVS
- a CDS encoding rhomboid family intramembrane serine protease → MGVEDLLKAAKYAWLTYTLLLINIAVFAYELYLSGALTVKTEALLKVALVNFCVTECHEYWRLVSAMFVHLDWIHLAMNMFFLIYLGSQLELFVGKMRYLVLYLTAGILGNVLTVALMDPWTVSGGASGALFGVAGALIMMEGMLKRNIQMALGNAFFLFLINSWLPGVNWVAHLGGLIVGLAFGYNYGIYVRRKMARMEYWDLRW
- a CDS encoding bifunctional fructose-bisphosphatase/inositol-phosphate phosphatase; the encoded protein is MEISWNEVVFSLAKDVERAVMPLFGKPEGGREVGKNVSGDVTKYVDKVAEDIVVKRLEPLGINIVSEEIGLVDQGSDLTAVVDPIDGSYNFSSGIPIFAFSFALFKGKKPVYSAIYEFLLGNYYEAIPGNGAYLNGRRIHVVPREPEKAAISFYTRGVGVSIIERVKRIRVLGAIAVELAYLARGSLQAAVDVRNYVRPTDVLAGALLVREAGGIVVDENGKEFDPALSAEDKMNIIASSDERLLELILEEVKR
- a CDS encoding DUF63 family protein; this encodes MGFQEFFQRYFVDPIKYNQGYNPVNTTVYAIILGIAVLLLHRMLKRMKIRVDERFFVALIPYIFLGPLMRAMTDVGMLPRTYLTVSPGGYFVIAGFAIAALFIVWRHVGPGEKLYPLYRDVGLLLLGGLLFLLLINLDKTDFRWKYFVYFIPSFLAAEGVIWILSRKFDLIKNNGLLFYTHFYDATTTFVGIQFFGYWEQHVLARTLIDLTGTPAVIYLEKLVILVPIVLILDRYMEDEDPDLINFVKLAMFILGFGPGTRNLLIALMGA